The Pantoea sp. At-9b genome includes a window with the following:
- a CDS encoding phage portal protein, with protein sequence MSKRRNRTRTQPVQQQQMSGGTAAEAFTFGDPVPVLDRRELLDYVECVVMDRWYEPPVSFDGLARTFRAAVHHSSPINVKRNILTSTFIPHPLLSQQAFSRFVQDYLVFGNAYLEKRTNRLGGVLSLEPSLAKFTRRGTDLDTYWFVQYGLNTQPYEFTKGSVFHLMEPDLNQEVYGLPEYLSAIPSTLLNESATLFRRKYYLNGSHAGFIMYMTDAAQNQEDVDNIRKAMKSAKGPGNFRNLFMYSPSGKKDGIQIIPLSEVAAKDEFLNIKNVSRDDMLAAHRVPPQMMGIMPNNVGGFGDIEKASIVFVRNELLPLQSRLLELNNWLGSEIIKFKEYKLD encoded by the coding sequence ATGAGTAAACGCAGGAACCGCACGCGCACGCAGCCCGTGCAGCAACAGCAGATGAGCGGCGGCACGGCAGCAGAGGCGTTTACCTTCGGTGACCCGGTGCCGGTACTGGACCGCCGCGAACTGCTGGACTACGTGGAATGCGTGGTCATGGACAGGTGGTATGAACCACCGGTGAGTTTTGACGGGCTGGCGCGCACGTTCCGCGCAGCCGTACATCACAGTTCGCCCATCAATGTAAAACGCAATATTCTGACCAGTACCTTTATCCCTCACCCGCTTTTGAGTCAGCAGGCGTTTAGCCGTTTTGTGCAGGATTATCTGGTGTTCGGCAATGCGTACCTGGAGAAACGTACTAACCGCCTCGGCGGGGTGTTGTCGCTTGAGCCATCACTGGCGAAATTCACCCGGCGCGGCACGGATTTAGATACCTACTGGTTTGTGCAGTATGGCCTGAACACGCAGCCCTATGAGTTTACGAAAGGCAGCGTGTTTCACCTGATGGAGCCGGATTTGAATCAGGAAGTGTACGGCCTGCCGGAATATCTGTCGGCTATCCCGTCCACTCTGTTAAACGAGTCGGCTACACTGTTCCGCCGCAAATATTACCTGAATGGCAGCCACGCCGGTTTTATCATGTACATGACTGACGCGGCGCAGAATCAGGAAGACGTGGACAATATCCGTAAGGCAATGAAAAGCGCTAAAGGGCCGGGTAACTTCCGCAATCTGTTTATGTATTCGCCCAGCGGGAAGAAAGACGGCATTCAGATCATCCCGTTGTCAGAGGTGGCGGCAAAGGATGAGTTTCTGAACATCAAGAACGTGAGTCGTGATGACATGCTTGCAGCGCACCGTGTGCCGCCGCAGATGATGGGGATCATGCCGAATAATGTTGGGGGGTTTGGTGATATTGAGAAAGCCAGTATAGTATTCGTAAGAAATGAATTACTACCTTTACAATCACGTCTACTCGAGTTAAATAATTGGTTAGGTAGTGAAATAATTAAATTCAAAGAATATAAACTTGATTAA
- a CDS encoding HNH endonuclease yields MDKEITKAWAFKTINKRELRYKGNNGYDDNPTKRYTYDNLVANHKRVSDGDLVVIYNRKEIIGAARIESILKKDTLKEINKCPTPGCNADKLRTRDKKTPKWRCSNGHEFEKADKESIPVTQYTVNFSKSFVKIKKPYLLLEGKILNHNKQLSIQEVKLEWAKNLLNGVDDHLEELSPDESMEAPAIFSKEDYRDIVNRSIKQRRGQKSFRENLIKSHPKCAVTRSEIIDILEAAHIFPYRNSSHNHISNGLLLRADIHTLFDLNLIAINPNDLTVEISKILEKTEYKNFERVKLELNHSISIEALLERWELFSCS; encoded by the coding sequence GTGGATAAAGAAATCACCAAAGCTTGGGCATTTAAAACAATTAACAAGCGTGAACTTAGGTATAAGGGTAATAACGGCTATGATGACAACCCTACTAAACGCTATACTTACGACAACTTAGTTGCAAATCACAAGAGAGTAAGCGATGGAGATCTAGTTGTTATTTATAATAGAAAAGAAATCATAGGCGCAGCCAGAATTGAGTCCATACTAAAAAAAGACACTCTCAAAGAAATCAACAAATGCCCTACACCTGGCTGCAATGCAGATAAGCTGAGAACAAGAGATAAAAAAACACCAAAATGGAGATGTAGCAATGGTCATGAATTTGAAAAAGCAGACAAAGAGAGCATCCCAGTAACACAATACACAGTAAACTTCTCAAAATCATTTGTGAAGATAAAAAAACCATATCTATTACTGGAAGGGAAAATACTAAATCACAACAAACAGCTATCAATTCAGGAAGTAAAATTAGAATGGGCAAAGAATTTATTAAATGGAGTTGATGATCATCTTGAGGAGTTATCGCCGGATGAGTCTATGGAAGCGCCTGCAATTTTTTCAAAAGAAGATTATCGTGACATCGTTAACCGAAGCATTAAACAAAGAAGGGGACAAAAGTCTTTCCGGGAAAACCTCATCAAATCGCATCCTAAGTGCGCAGTAACCAGGTCTGAAATAATAGACATACTTGAGGCCGCCCACATATTCCCCTACAGAAATAGCTCACATAATCACATTAGCAATGGTTTACTTCTCAGAGCAGATATCCATACATTGTTTGATCTAAATTTGATTGCGATAAACCCTAACGACTTGACAGTTGAAATTTCTAAAATTTTGGAAAAAACAGAATATAAAAATTTTGAAAGAGTAAAATTAGAATTAAATCATTCAATATCAATTGAAGCTCTTTTAGAACGGTGGGAACTATTTTCCTGTTCTTAA